In the genome of Deltaproteobacteria bacterium, the window TTCTATAAAACCGTGTTCCTCATCATCAAGGGCCTTTTGTTCAATTTTGCATAAATCTTTAGAAGGTTATTATCAAGAGGTCTGATTGGTGATACTAGCAATTTTACAGGCAAGAGTTTCCTCAACAAGGCTTCCCGGTAAAGTCTTAAAAAATATTATTAATAAGCCTATGTTGCTGAGGCAGATTGAGCGGGTCAGGCGCGCCAAATTGATAGATAAGATAATCGTGGCTACCAGTCTTGATCTGACTGACAATCCCATTGAAATGCTGTGCAAAGAGAATGATATTGCATATTATCGCGGAAGTCTTGATGATGTCCTCGATAGGTTTTTAAATGCTGCCAAACCTTATAATCCTGATCATATTGTTCGATTGACAGGAGACTGTCCTTTAGCAGACCCTGTACTTATTGACGAGGTAATTTCTTACCATTTAAATGGTGGCTATGACTATAGCAGCAATACTTTAGAGCCAACTTTTCCTGATGGCTTGGATACAGAGGTCTTCCGGTATAAATGCCTGGAGCAAGCATGGAAAGAATCTGTTCTACCTTCACAAAGGGAGCATGTTACTCCGTTTATTTATCAGCAACCGAACCGCTTTAAAATAGGAAATTTCAAGAACACGGTTGACCTGTCCGGATTGCGATGGACAGTGGATGAGCAGGAGGACTTCAATCTGATCAATAAGATTTATGAGGGACTCTATCCTTATAAGCCCAATTTCAGCACGGCGGACATCCTCAATCTACTTCAACAAAAACCTGAATGGCTGACCATCAACAAGCAATTTGAAAGGAATGAAGGGTTCATAAAATCGCTTCAAGAGGATAGGTGGTATGAAACCATGAAACGCTTAAATTTAGAGAAATCAATCGCCCTTCAGGAACATGCAAAAAAACGCATCCCTGGACTCTCTCAACTCCTCTCCAAACGTCCCGATCAATTTTCCTATGGTGTCTGGCCGGGATACTTCAGCAGGGCGAAAGGGGTCGAGATATGGGACTTGGACGAGAACCATTACATCGACATGAGTATCGGTGGAATAGGCGCCAATGTTTTGGGTTATGCGGATCCGGATGTGGACCTGGCTGTCAGGGAATCTATCGACAAGGGAACGAGCTCTTCCCTGAACTGTCCTGAAGAGGTGGAATTGGCGGATCTCCTCTGCGAACTCCATCCATGGGCTGAGAAGGTACGGTTTGCCCGTACTGGCGGAG includes:
- a CDS encoding aminotransferase class III-fold pyridoxal phosphate-dependent enzyme — its product is MVILAILQARVSSTRLPGKVLKNIINKPMLLRQIERVRRAKLIDKIIVATSLDLTDNPIEMLCKENDIAYYRGSLDDVLDRFLNAAKPYNPDHIVRLTGDCPLADPVLIDEVISYHLNGGYDYSSNTLEPTFPDGLDTEVFRYKCLEQAWKESVLPSQREHVTPFIYQQPNRFKIGNFKNTVDLSGLRWTVDEQEDFNLINKIYEGLYPYKPNFSTADILNLLQQKPEWLTINKQFERNEGFIKSLQEDRWYETMKRLNLEKSIALQEHAKKRIPGLSQLLSKRPDQFSYGVWPGYFSRAKGVEIWDLDENHYIDMSIGGIGANVLGYADPDVDLAVRESIDKGTSSSLNCPEEVELADLLCELHPWAEKVRFARTGGEAMAVAVRIARAFTGHDKIAFCGYHGWHDWYLSANLGTENALGEHLLSGLDPVGVPKALKGTSFPFRYNQLNELEAILESNKDEIAAIVMEPLRNEWPTHNFIKGVRQLATAAGAILIIDEISAGFRMNTGGAHLVLGMEPDMSVFSKALGNGYPIAAIIGKGAVMDAAQKSFISSTSWTERIGPVAALAMIKKHRQFDVGKHLMKIGQMVQDGWLTLFAKHGLSVHIDGIPPMGHFSFGHEKALVMKALFIQGMIEKGFLATTGFYAMYAHQEDDVKHYLEAVDQVLPQIIKAIDTGDPEKYLFGKPAIAGFKRLN